The following coding sequences lie in one Bacteroidota bacterium genomic window:
- a CDS encoding ABC transporter permease translates to MERYAQLLREALQAVFANKARSILTALGIIFGVAAVIAMLAIGRGARQEILDQMKVVGVNNIVIKSKTERKGPSNEESGKQERKPFSPGLTLLDAQAIRQVVPGVQRVSPEVSYETMLISQGNSMPARLTGVTPDYFEVFGIALQKGSFFNDRQLASGEPVCVVGHGVGSRLFPLQDPLGQYIKCGNVWLRVVGVLEKRPALQGNAGDPNNEVYAPLQTVLLRFRDRSLANMRPGGSGDIFFSGGDVVIFSSGEEEAAEGPQNIHQLDRIVVQMSNSNQLAAASEVIGRLLARRHLGVEDYEVSVPELLLKQEQRTRDIFNIVLGAIAGISLLVGGIGIMNIMLASVMERIREIGVRRAVGATRRDIVFQFLSEATLISITGGMAGIMLGFGMSALITKTTGILTIVNPWSILISFGVAASVGIIFGYLPARKAATQDPVESLRHD, encoded by the coding sequence ATGGAACGATACGCCCAGTTGCTCAGGGAGGCGCTCCAGGCCGTGTTTGCCAACAAAGCCCGTTCGATACTCACGGCGCTGGGTATCATCTTTGGTGTGGCTGCGGTGATTGCCATGCTTGCCATTGGCAGGGGCGCCCGCCAGGAGATCCTCGACCAGATGAAGGTGGTGGGGGTGAACAACATCGTCATCAAATCGAAAACCGAGCGCAAAGGCCCTTCGAACGAAGAATCGGGCAAGCAGGAGCGCAAGCCCTTTTCGCCCGGCCTCACCCTGCTCGACGCGCAAGCCATACGGCAGGTGGTGCCTGGCGTGCAGCGCGTGAGCCCAGAGGTGAGTTACGAGACCATGCTCATCAGCCAGGGCAACAGCATGCCGGCAAGGCTCACTGGCGTCACCCCGGATTATTTCGAAGTGTTTGGGATCGCCCTGCAGAAAGGCAGCTTTTTCAACGACCGTCAGCTTGCCTCGGGCGAGCCGGTCTGTGTGGTCGGACATGGTGTGGGCAGCCGCCTGTTTCCGTTGCAGGATCCGCTGGGGCAATATATCAAATGTGGTAACGTCTGGCTGCGGGTCGTCGGGGTGCTCGAAAAACGTCCCGCCCTGCAGGGCAATGCCGGAGATCCGAACAACGAAGTATATGCGCCCCTGCAAACGGTGCTGCTGCGGTTTCGCGACCGCTCTCTGGCCAACATGAGGCCCGGAGGCTCGGGCGACATCTTTTTTTCGGGAGGCGATGTGGTCATCTTTTCCTCGGGCGAAGAAGAAGCAGCCGAAGGCCCGCAAAACATCCATCAGCTCGACCGCATCGTGGTTCAGATGAGCAACAGCAATCAGCTCGCGGCAGCCTCGGAGGTGATTGGCCGACTGCTTGCCCGCCGGCACCTGGGAGTTGAAGATTATGAGGTAAGTGTGCCCGAGCTTCTGCTCAAGCAGGAACAGCGCACCCGCGACATTTTTAACATCGTGCTGGGAGCCATTGCAGGCATCTCGCTGCTGGTGGGTGGCATCGGCATCATGAACATCATGCTGGCCTCGGTGATGGAACGCATCCGCGAGATCGGGGTGCGCCGCGCTGTGGGCGCCACACGCCGCGATATCGTCTTTCAGTTTCTGAGCGAAGCCACCCTGATCAGCATCACAGGTGGAATGGCAGGCATTATGCTCGGTTTCGGCATGTCGGCTCTGATCACCAAAACCACCGGCATCCTGACCATTGTCAATCCCTGGTCGATCCTCATCTCCTTTGGTGTGGCTGCAAGCGTAGGCATTATCTTTGGCTATCTCCCTGCCCGGAAAGCAGCCACACAGGACCCGGTTGAATCGCTACGTCACGATTAA
- a CDS encoding HlyD family secretion protein has translation MKKKPGRLVAVAATGLLVLAGWLMLRPGAPEDAAMEAVASRGNFVISVTTTGELEAKSSEKIYGPSQTALRDARIWQIKIDDIIPDGTVVDSGDYVAQLDRTELTNKIKDQQLEIDQYENNFVKTQLDTTMDLMAARNELANLKYALEEAQIAVDQSIYEPPATQRQVRIELERAERAYNQAVKNYRLRHEKAVANMTEVSNALRKRRADLDKLLALSAEFTVRAPKAGMVVYQRDWEGKRRGAGSTFSTWENVVATLPNLREMISKTYVNEVDISKIRVGQPARVSVDAFPDKQFTGTVTEVANIGEQLKNSNAKVFEVKIIVNEFDSILRPAMTTKNIIITEEIPDVVFIPLEALFTADSIQFVYTSGRRQQVVPGKANENEIIILAGLNEGEKVRLNPPARPESWKLVTLSPEAVAKAKAGTN, from the coding sequence ATGAAAAAGAAACCCGGACGACTGGTTGCCGTTGCAGCCACAGGCCTGCTGGTGCTGGCCGGCTGGTTGATGCTCAGGCCCGGAGCGCCCGAAGATGCGGCTATGGAGGCGGTGGCAAGCCGGGGCAATTTTGTGATCAGTGTGACAACCACCGGCGAACTCGAAGCCAAAAGCTCCGAAAAGATCTACGGCCCCTCACAGACCGCCCTGCGCGATGCCCGCATCTGGCAGATCAAGATCGACGACATCATCCCCGACGGCACGGTGGTGGATTCGGGCGACTATGTGGCCCAGCTCGACCGCACCGAGCTGACCAATAAGATCAAAGACCAACAGCTCGAGATTGACCAATACGAAAACAATTTTGTCAAAACCCAGCTCGACACTACCATGGACCTCATGGCGGCCCGCAACGAGCTGGCCAACCTGAAATATGCCCTGGAGGAAGCCCAGATAGCTGTGGATCAGTCCATTTATGAGCCACCGGCCACCCAACGGCAGGTGCGCATTGAGCTCGAACGGGCCGAGAGGGCATACAACCAGGCAGTAAAGAATTACCGGCTGCGCCACGAGAAGGCAGTTGCCAATATGACCGAGGTGAGCAATGCGCTGCGCAAGCGGCGGGCCGATCTGGACAAGCTGTTGGCCCTCAGTGCCGAGTTTACCGTGCGGGCGCCCAAGGCAGGCATGGTGGTGTATCAGCGCGACTGGGAAGGCAAGCGGCGCGGAGCCGGAAGCACCTTCAGCACCTGGGAAAATGTAGTAGCCACACTGCCCAACCTGCGCGAAATGATCAGCAAGACCTATGTCAACGAAGTGGACATCAGCAAGATAAGGGTAGGCCAGCCGGCCCGCGTGAGCGTGGATGCCTTTCCGGATAAGCAATTTACAGGCACGGTGACCGAGGTGGCCAATATTGGCGAGCAACTCAAAAACTCGAATGCCAAGGTGTTCGAGGTGAAGATCATTGTCAACGAGTTCGACAGCATCCTCCGGCCGGCCATGACCACCAAAAACATCATCATCACCGAGGAGATTCCCGATGTGGTATTCATCCCGCTCGAAGCCCTCTTTACTGCCGACAGCATACAGTTTGTATATACTTCGGGCAGGCGGCAGCAGGTGGTGCCGGGCAAAGCCAACGAAAACGAGATCATCATTCTGGCAGGACTCAACGAAGGCGAGAAGGTAAGGCTCAACCCGCCTGCCCGGCCTGAGTCGTGGAAGCTTGTTACCCTCAGCCCGGAAGCTGTTGCCAAAGCGAAAGCCGGAACCAACTGA
- a CDS encoding MoxR family ATPase yields MSMFNNDAEAARALVEKYTALRTEVAKVIVGQDEIVHQTLMAIFSRGHVLLVGVPGLAKTLLVNTISKVLGLSYSLIQFTPDLMPSDIVGTEILDENRKFRFIKGPVFAHIILADEINRTPPKTQSALLEAMQERSVTVAGQSYRLQEPFFVLATQNPIEQEGTYPLPEAQLDRFMFNLWLDYPSFEEEVRVVKNTTTGLTQEPKVVMTAEEILYFQQLVRRVPVPDNVYEYAVKLVTRTRPNTPAAHEMTQRYISWGAGPRASQYLIIGAKCHALLSGKFSPDIEDVRAVALPILRHRIVRNYSAEAEGYSVDHIIKQLL; encoded by the coding sequence ATGAGCATGTTCAACAACGATGCCGAAGCCGCCAGGGCACTGGTGGAAAAATATACCGCACTCCGTACAGAGGTAGCCAAAGTGATTGTGGGCCAGGACGAAATCGTCCACCAGACCCTCATGGCCATCTTCAGCCGCGGACACGTTTTGCTGGTCGGGGTGCCCGGGCTGGCCAAAACACTGCTGGTGAATACCATAAGCAAGGTATTGGGGCTCAGCTACTCGCTCATTCAGTTTACCCCCGACCTGATGCCTTCGGACATTGTGGGAACCGAGATACTCGACGAAAACCGCAAGTTCAGGTTTATCAAAGGCCCTGTGTTTGCCCACATCATTCTGGCCGACGAGATCAACCGCACCCCGCCCAAAACCCAGAGCGCCCTGCTCGAGGCCATGCAGGAGCGCAGCGTGACCGTGGCCGGACAGAGCTACCGCCTGCAGGAACCGTTTTTTGTGCTTGCCACACAAAACCCCATCGAACAGGAAGGCACCTATCCCCTGCCCGAAGCCCAGCTCGACAGGTTTATGTTCAACCTCTGGCTCGATTATCCCAGCTTTGAGGAGGAGGTGCGTGTGGTGAAAAATACCACCACAGGCCTTACACAGGAACCCAAAGTGGTGATGACAGCAGAAGAAATACTTTACTTTCAGCAACTTGTACGCCGTGTGCCCGTGCCCGACAATGTGTATGAGTATGCAGTGAAGCTGGTGACACGCACCAGGCCCAACACCCCTGCAGCCCACGAAATGACCCAACGCTACATCAGCTGGGGAGCCGGCCCGAGGGCTTCGCAATACCTTATCATCGGGGCTAAATGCCATGCCCTGCTCAGCGGCAAGTTTTCGCCCGATATCGAGGATGTGCGTGCGGTGGCCCTGCCCATCCTGAGGCACCGCATCGTACGCAACTATTCGGCCGAGGCCGAAGGCTACTCAGTGGACCATATCATCAAACAGCTGCTCTGA
- a CDS encoding peptidylprolyl isomerase — MTKAVKILVYLLFLAPALKAQEPAVIDQVVAVVGRNVVLQSDIENQYLQMRMSRGITGSAEGVRCQILEDLLFQKLMLNQAELDSITVTDEQVEQEMERRLRYFISELGSQEKLEAFYNKTVVEIKNELRRLVKDQMIVEKVQAEIMRKVVVTPQEVRRFFNNIPKDSIPMVPAEFEIAQIVKKPPITVEEKMAVKERLNEYRRRILNGERFSTLALLYSEDPGSARKGGELGFYGRGELYPEFEAVAFRLREGEISEIVETEAGFHILQLIERRGDYVNVRHILLMNKVSAEALERAKNELDSLAAELHAGNISWDEAVEKFSEDPKKSPGGKLINPATGGTRFDAETIDQQLSFVIDRLQPGEISNPVPMKTEDNKDAYRLLKLVERIPPHKANLRDDYNRIQQWALQEKQQKVLQQWVANKLKNAYIDIHPQFRSCEFEFGWLNGKN, encoded by the coding sequence ATGACCAAGGCTGTCAAAATTTTAGTGTACCTCCTGTTCCTTGCGCCGGCCCTGAAGGCCCAGGAACCTGCGGTGATTGATCAGGTGGTGGCTGTGGTGGGCCGCAATGTGGTGCTGCAGTCCGACATCGAAAACCAATACCTGCAGATGCGCATGTCGCGCGGCATCACGGGTTCGGCCGAGGGTGTGCGTTGCCAGATTCTGGAAGACCTGCTCTTTCAGAAACTGATGCTGAATCAGGCCGAGCTCGACAGCATCACCGTAACCGATGAGCAGGTGGAGCAGGAGATGGAACGCAGGCTGCGTTATTTTATCAGCGAACTGGGTTCGCAGGAGAAGCTAGAGGCTTTTTACAACAAGACAGTTGTCGAGATTAAGAATGAGCTGCGCAGGCTGGTTAAAGATCAGATGATTGTGGAGAAAGTGCAGGCCGAGATCATGCGCAAGGTGGTGGTTACGCCCCAGGAGGTGCGCCGCTTTTTCAACAACATCCCCAAGGACAGCATTCCTATGGTGCCGGCCGAGTTTGAGATTGCCCAGATTGTGAAAAAGCCCCCCATCACGGTAGAGGAAAAGATGGCTGTGAAGGAGAGGTTGAACGAGTACCGCCGGCGCATCCTCAATGGCGAGCGTTTCAGCACGCTGGCGTTGCTCTACAGCGAAGACCCCGGATCGGCCCGCAAAGGCGGTGAGCTGGGCTTTTACGGCAGGGGTGAGCTCTATCCCGAGTTCGAGGCCGTGGCTTTCCGGCTGCGCGAAGGCGAGATCTCCGAAATTGTGGAAACCGAAGCCGGATTCCATATCCTGCAGCTCATCGAACGCCGCGGCGATTATGTGAACGTTCGCCATATCCTGCTGATGAACAAGGTATCGGCGGAAGCCCTCGAACGTGCTAAAAACGAGCTCGACTCGCTCGCCGCCGAACTCCATGCCGGCAACATCAGCTGGGACGAGGCCGTCGAAAAGTTTTCGGAAGACCCCAAAAAGAGTCCGGGTGGCAAACTCATCAATCCTGCTACCGGTGGCACCCGCTTCGACGCCGAAACCATCGACCAGCAGCTGTCGTTTGTGATCGACAGGCTGCAACCCGGCGAAATCAGCAATCCTGTGCCCATGAAGACAGAGGACAACAAGGATGCCTACCGGCTTCTTAAGCTGGTGGAGCGCATTCCGCCCCACAAAGCCAACCTGCGCGACGACTACAACCGCATCCAGCAATGGGCACTGCAGGAAAAGCAGCAAAAAGTGCTGCAGCAATGGGTGGCCAACAAACTGAAAAATGCCTATATCGACATCCATCCGCAATTCCGCAGCTGCGAGTTTGAGTTTGGATGGCTCAACGGAAAAAACTAA
- a CDS encoding peptidylprolyl isomerase: MKKPSSLVLLLCFLVLSATGIAQQSLDKKVLLQVGNEKVTVKEFMDVFTKNNVQNELIDKKSIDEYLELFINYKLKVQEARNRKLDTASSFINELAGYRKQLAKPYFTDPEVTEQLVREAYDRMLWDIRASHILIMVDKNAPADDTLKAWNKIMDIRAKALAGADFGQLAAEYSDDPSARDREAIPNQRSFRPGNKGDLGYFNVFDMVYPFESGAYNTPVGQVSMPLRSDFGYHLIKVNSRTPASGQIEAAHIYFSVTPDASEEEVEEKKQKAEFVYNKIREGMSFEEAVKEYSEDRGSAMRDGMLSKFTVNRIVPEFVAAVKNMNPGDISAPVRTIYGWHIIKLHGMEKPGSFEDEAPRLRERVSRDNRAQLSEEAVIRRIKNEAGFRLFDKNLNNFISSLDTTLTMGSFLAKPHEVNKSPLFKLGKSQYTVADFAAYIEKSQVPQQDVRPEVYGTRLFNDYVTKTVLDYEDARLEKRYPEFAALMKEYHDGILLFELMDQMVWSKAVKDTLGLQAFYDENKHNYMWKDRVAATLVTVTSADEADAAWQIVQQAESEEALRLALQESELKSLRIQPGKFEQGDNRYVDQTEWKAGATKRFESEADKHSILVRINDLLPAQPKALDEARGLVTADYQNHLEKLWVDELRARYPVKVNRKVLNQLKARY; encoded by the coding sequence ATGAAGAAACCATCCAGCCTTGTTCTTTTGCTTTGCTTTTTAGTACTGTCCGCCACAGGCATTGCACAGCAGTCGCTCGACAAAAAAGTGCTCCTGCAGGTGGGCAACGAAAAGGTGACCGTAAAAGAATTTATGGACGTGTTCACCAAAAACAACGTACAAAACGAACTGATCGACAAGAAATCGATTGACGAATACCTGGAGCTGTTTATCAACTACAAGCTCAAGGTGCAGGAAGCACGCAACCGGAAGCTCGACACTGCCTCGTCGTTCATCAACGAGCTGGCAGGATACCGCAAGCAGCTGGCCAAACCCTATTTTACTGACCCAGAGGTGACCGAGCAGCTGGTACGCGAGGCCTACGACCGCATGTTGTGGGACATTCGTGCCAGCCATATCCTGATTATGGTGGACAAGAACGCCCCTGCAGACGACACCCTGAAGGCATGGAATAAAATCATGGACATTCGGGCCAAAGCCCTTGCCGGAGCCGACTTTGGTCAGCTGGCCGCAGAATACTCCGACGACCCCTCGGCACGCGACCGTGAAGCTATCCCCAACCAGCGCAGCTTCAGGCCGGGCAACAAAGGCGACCTGGGCTATTTCAATGTGTTCGACATGGTATATCCCTTCGAATCAGGCGCTTACAACACACCCGTGGGACAGGTATCCATGCCCCTGCGCAGCGATTTCGGCTACCACCTCATCAAGGTAAACAGCCGAACCCCCGCCAGCGGTCAGATAGAAGCGGCACACATCTACTTCAGTGTGACACCGGATGCATCGGAAGAAGAAGTGGAAGAAAAGAAACAGAAGGCCGAATTTGTTTACAACAAAATCAGAGAAGGGATGAGCTTCGAGGAGGCGGTGAAAGAATACAGCGAGGACCGCGGCTCGGCCATGCGCGACGGCATGTTGTCGAAGTTTACCGTGAACCGCATCGTGCCTGAGTTTGTTGCCGCCGTCAAAAACATGAACCCGGGCGACATCTCGGCACCAGTGCGCACCATCTACGGCTGGCACATCATCAAGCTGCACGGCATGGAAAAGCCTGGCAGCTTTGAAGACGAAGCTCCCCGCCTGCGCGAACGTGTGAGCCGCGACAACCGTGCCCAGCTGAGCGAAGAAGCAGTGATCAGGCGAATCAAAAACGAAGCAGGCTTCAGGCTGTTCGACAAAAACCTCAACAACTTCATCAGCAGCCTCGACACCACCCTGACCATGGGCAGTTTTCTGGCCAAACCGCATGAAGTCAACAAGTCGCCCCTGTTCAAACTTGGCAAAAGCCAGTACACCGTAGCCGATTTTGCCGCCTACATAGAGAAGTCGCAGGTGCCACAGCAGGACGTGCGTCCGGAGGTGTACGGCACCAGGCTGTTCAACGATTACGTGACCAAAACTGTGCTCGATTACGAAGATGCCCGCCTCGAAAAACGCTATCCCGAGTTTGCTGCCCTGATGAAAGAATACCACGACGGCATCCTGCTCTTTGAGCTGATGGACCAGATGGTATGGTCGAAAGCTGTCAAGGACACCCTTGGCCTGCAGGCATTTTACGATGAGAACAAACACAACTACATGTGGAAAGACCGTGTGGCGGCAACGCTGGTCACCGTAACCTCGGCCGACGAAGCCGATGCAGCCTGGCAGATTGTGCAGCAGGCCGAAAGCGAGGAGGCCTTGCGTTTGGCATTGCAGGAGAGCGAACTCAAGAGCCTGCGCATTCAGCCCGGAAAGTTTGAGCAGGGCGACAACCGCTATGTAGATCAAACCGAATGGAAGGCGGGCGCCACAAAACGCTTCGAAAGCGAAGCCGACAAACACAGCATCCTTGTGCGCATCAACGACCTGCTCCCGGCGCAGCCCAAAGCCCTCGACGAAGCCCGTGGCCTTGTTACCGCCGACTACCAGAACCATCTGGAAAAACTCTGGGTGGACGAGCTGCGGGCCAGATATCCCGTGAAGGTGAACCGCAAAGTGCTCAACCAGCTCAAAGCCCGCTATTGA